CCTGGAAGCCACGCTGGACGCCCGGGAGGGCTGGTCATCGGGCAACTGGCGGGATCCTACCGACTACTACGTGTCACTATTCGGCACGCCTTCGGACCACGATCCCTGGGGATGGAAATACGAAGGGCATCACGTTTCCATCAACTATACCATCGCCGGGGGACGGATCGTCGCGCCCACGCCCTTCTTCTTCGGGGCGAATCCGGCATCGTCCGCGCTCAACGGCGTCAGTTCGCTCCGGCCCCTGGGCAACGTGGAAGACCTGGCGCGGCAACTGGTGCGAGCACTGGACGAGGAACAACGGAACAGCGCGCTGATCGCGGCGGTCCCGCCGGGGGACATCGTCACGGTGAATCAGCGGTTTATAGAGGAAAACAGGGAGAAACCGGACCGGCTGGCCCGGACGGACGTGCCCTATGATGCGGTGCGGTACACAGAAACGCCCCGCGGCCTTTCCGGTGCAGGCATGAACGACGGGCAGCGGGAAATGCTGGAGGCCCTCATCGGAGAATACATTCACCGCATGTCCGACGCCGTCGCCGAGATCGAATCCGACCTGTTAAGAAAGCACGGCGTGGGCGACGTCCACCTGGCCTGGGCCGGCGGCCTGGAAGCCCGGCAACCCCACTACTACCGCCTGCAGGGCGGACGGTTCCTGGTGGAATACGACAACGTGCAGAACGACGCCAACCACGTGCACACGGTCTGGCGCAACCCGACGAACGATTTCGGCGCGGACCTGCTCGCCCATCACTACCACACCGCGCACGACCACGGGGTGGTGCACCGGCACTGAGCAGGCGGCAAGATTGACGGACGCGGCCTGCTGGTTCCCAGCACGCGGCGCGCCGGCTGGCGCGGCATCAGTTATCAGTACCCCTTGCGCTTGTCGATCACGCTCGTCAGCGGCCGTCCATCCAGGTAACGGCGCAGGTTTTCGCAGAACAGGGCCACGCACCGGCCGTCCCGGTTGGGAGAGCCCCCGGCGGTATGGGGCGTGATCACCACGTTTTCCA
This region of Gemmatimonadota bacterium genomic DNA includes:
- a CDS encoding DUF3500 domain-containing protein, translating into MSDDHNGLLTSAHIQGLVQRMGEAAVDFTASLAPDQRAKALFPFEDDDARTFWDYVPLERKGLPLGEMDRGQRRRVLKLVASGLSDTGYATTTTIMGLEATLDAREGWSSGNWRDPTDYYVSLFGTPSDHDPWGWKYEGHHVSINYTIAGGRIVAPTPFFFGANPASSALNGVSSLRPLGNVEDLARQLVRALDEEQRNSALIAAVPPGDIVTVNQRFIEENREKPDRLARTDVPYDAVRYTETPRGLSGAGMNDGQREMLEALIGEYIHRMSDAVAEIESDLLRKHGVGDVHLAWAGGLEARQPHYYRLQGGRFLVEYDNVQNDANHVHTVWRNPTNDFGADLLAHHYHTAHDHGVVHRH